In Longimicrobiaceae bacterium, the genomic window GCGCGGCCGTGCTCCGCGCGCCCGGGGCGCATGCCGCCAGCGCGGCCAGCCCCACCAGCGCGGCGACGCCCCGCCCGAAGTTCCTCTTCATCACTGTCCCTCCTGCTGGATCATCGTCAGCGTGGTGCGGCCCGCGTCGACCAGGACCTGCCTCGCCGCGCGGCGGACGTCCTCGGCGGTGACGGCCTCCAGCGTCCGGTAGTATTCCTCGACCGCCTCAATGCCGCCGGTCATGACCACCGGCTGGATCATCGCGAAGGCGATGCTCTCCGGGGTCTCGAGCCCCATGAGGAAGCCGTACTTCATGTTCGACTTCGCGGCCGCGAGGGCCTGCTCGTCCACCAGCTCCTCGCGGAAGCGGCGGGCGGTCGCCAGGATCTCGGCCTTCACCGCCGCGGTGTCGGCCGGGTTCAGGACCGAGGCGGTCACGCCCGCCAGGTACGGGTCGCGCTGCAGCCCGAAGGAGGCGCTCAGCGATCCCACCTTGCGCTCGCGGAGCACCAGCTTCCGGTACACGTCGGAAGTGGGCCCGAAGGCGACGCGGCCGAGCACCTCGGTCGCCACCGCCGTGCGGTCGCGCGGGTCCCACTTCGGGGCGCGCCAGTTGACCGACACCATGGGCAGCGTGCGGCCGGGGAAGACGATGGTGCGGTCCCGGGGCGCGGTCTGCGCCGGCTCGGTGGGGATCTGCGGCGCCACGTAGCCCGGCTTCCAGGGAGAGTAGTACTCCCGGATCAGCCGCTCGGCGCGGTCGAAGTCGATGTCGCCGGCCAGCACCAGGACCACGTTCTCCGGCCGGTAGTGGCGCCGGTGGAAGTCGAGGCTGTAGTCGAACCCCTCCGGCATGGCGCGGACGTCCGCCTCGAACCCGATGGTCGTGTGCTGGTAGGTGTGCTGGTCGAACGCGGTCTCCCGGAGCCTCTGGTTGAGGAACCCGAAGGGGGTGGTGGCGCTCTGCTGGTACTCGCCGAGCACCGCCCCGGCCTCGGTGCGGAAGTCGGGCTCGGAGTAGCGGAGGTTCATGA contains:
- a CDS encoding pitrilysin family protein, producing the protein MDLKRLGMLCLAGLAFAGPAAAQGTQSTERVFPYEYRRFELPNGLVTYLIAADAPGQVAYLSIVRTGSRDEVEPGKSGFAHFFEHMMFRGTEKYPNFDEIMAEIGASRNAFTSSDMTVYYAVAANDHLERMIDLESDRFMNLRYSEPDFRTEAGAVLGEYQQSATTPFGFLNQRLRETAFDQHTYQHTTIGFEADVRAMPEGFDYSLDFHRRHYRPENVVLVLAGDIDFDRAERLIREYYSPWKPGYVAPQIPTEPAQTAPRDRTIVFPGRTLPMVSVNWRAPKWDPRDRTAVATEVLGRVAFGPTSDVYRKLVLRERKVGSLSASFGLQRDPYLAGVTASVLNPADTAAVKAEILATARRFREELVDEQALAAAKSNMKYGFLMGLETPESIAFAMIQPVVMTGGIEAVEEYYRTLEAVTAEDVRRAARQVLVDAGRTTLTMIQQEGQ